From a region of the Candidatus Rhabdochlamydia porcellionis genome:
- the ruvX gene encoding Holliday junction resolvase RuvX, producing the protein MGRLLGIDFGLTRIGIAISDEQKIIATALGSIKAKDKPLSALENLLAKYSFIEAIVVGLPLLLNGKEGDMALRTRMFAALLESHFQVPIVFWDERLSSAQVERFLTECGVNRRKRAQISDEQAAALILQDYLNCHSKKN; encoded by the coding sequence TTGGGTAGGCTTTTAGGAATCGATTTTGGTTTAACTCGTATAGGAATTGCCATTTCCGATGAGCAAAAAATTATTGCTACAGCTCTTGGAAGCATTAAGGCAAAAGATAAGCCTTTGAGTGCTTTAGAAAATCTTTTAGCTAAATATTCTTTTATAGAAGCTATTGTAGTAGGACTTCCTTTATTATTAAACGGAAAAGAAGGAGATATGGCTCTACGCACACGCATGTTTGCTGCTCTTTTAGAAAGTCATTTTCAAGTGCCTATTGTTTTTTGGGATGAAAGATTAAGTTCTGCTCAAGTAGAAAGGTTTTTAACAGAGTGCGGAGTAAACCGAAGAAAACGTGCACAAATCAGCGATGAACAAGCTGCTGCTCTCATCTTACAAGATTATCTTAATTGCCATTCAAAAAAAAATTAA
- the tsaD gene encoding tRNA (adenosine(37)-N6)-threonylcarbamoyltransferase complex transferase subunit TsaD — protein sequence MLVLGIETSCDETACAIVRNGSEILANVIYSQIELHRPYGGVFPELACRRHVDVIIPVIEQALTQAKLYPSSLQGIAVTKGPGLIGALLIGLNSAKALSLAWKIPFVGVNHVEAHLYAAMMPPNTPPPFPSLGLVISGGHTFMVKIEAIGSYRFIGTTQDDAIGEAFDKVAQMLSLPYPGGPSIEALAKTGNPKAFAFKPCRIKESPWDFSFSGLKTSVLYAIKGQNPAKSSPLIISEAQKKDVAASFQETALTDVVQKAIQATDAFHCRAIVCGGGVTNNQRFRDIFHEKNCPFPLFFPSKELTVDNAAMIAGLGYHHFLSKQADDLSLEPMIRIPLWKNLI from the coding sequence ATGCTAGTCTTAGGAATAGAAACCAGTTGTGATGAAACAGCTTGCGCTATTGTGCGTAATGGGAGTGAAATTTTAGCTAATGTTATCTATTCCCAGATAGAATTACATAGGCCCTACGGTGGTGTATTTCCTGAACTTGCTTGTCGCCGACATGTAGATGTAATCATCCCTGTTATTGAGCAAGCGTTAACCCAAGCAAAATTATATCCCTCCTCTCTTCAGGGAATTGCTGTTACTAAAGGCCCTGGGTTGATTGGCGCCTTACTTATTGGTCTTAACTCTGCTAAAGCGCTTTCTCTTGCCTGGAAAATACCTTTCGTAGGAGTCAATCATGTAGAAGCCCACCTTTATGCTGCTATGATGCCTCCTAACACCCCTCCTCCTTTCCCTAGCTTAGGGCTTGTCATTTCAGGTGGGCATACCTTTATGGTAAAAATTGAAGCAATTGGTTCTTATCGGTTTATAGGAACAACTCAAGACGATGCTATTGGGGAGGCTTTTGATAAAGTAGCTCAAATGCTTTCCCTCCCCTATCCTGGAGGGCCTTCTATTGAGGCTTTAGCTAAAACAGGAAATCCCAAAGCCTTTGCTTTTAAACCCTGTCGTATTAAAGAGTCACCTTGGGATTTTTCCTTTTCTGGCCTTAAAACAAGTGTTCTTTATGCTATCAAAGGGCAAAACCCTGCAAAAAGCTCTCCCTTAATCATCTCTGAGGCTCAAAAAAAAGATGTAGCCGCCTCTTTCCAAGAAACAGCGCTTACCGATGTTGTGCAAAAAGCTATACAAGCAACCGATGCGTTTCATTGCAGAGCTATTGTATGTGGAGGAGGAGTTACTAATAATCAAAGGTTTAGAGATATCTTTCACGAAAAGAACTGTCCTTTCCCCCTCTTTTTTCCCTCTAAAGAACTTACAGTGGACAATGCTGCCATGATTGCAGGTTTAGGCTATCATCATTTTCTTTCAAAACAAGCGGATGATTTATCACTTGAGCCTATGATTCGCATTCCCCTCTGGAAAAACCTTATCTAA
- the zwf gene encoding glucose-6-phosphate dehydrogenase: protein MSDSPLQEPGISTRFVNPCILVIFGATGDLTARKLLPALYNLAREGQLPPQFACVGFARKEKTNEQFREEVKKALNQFSRVKPIDETLWKHFQEQIFYYQSEFHDEQGFKRLQGFLQTLDVKLDTRGNRVFYLATQPSFFPLICENLHKAALIYKLQETKKFSRLIIEKPFGHDLSSAQDLQQKLLCFLQEDQIYRIDHYLGKETVQNILVFRFANSLFESLWNRRYIDHVQITVAEDIGIGTRGAFWEEAGLLRDIVQNHMMQLLSLMAMEPPINLEADSIRNEKVKVLQAIRPFNKEDMNQHVIRGQYAVGYINAESVIGYREEKNVSATSNMETFAALRLFIDNWRWSGVPFYLRAGKRLPKRATEIALIFKHPPGILFQNLAKKNEANVLALRIQPDEGTSLKINCKVPGLIGPIQPVKMDFRYGSYFGINPPEAYERLILDCMLGDNTLFARQDEVYNSWKFITPILEYFSANIDKNFPNYAAGSWGPKVADQLLLQDRRKWRFI, encoded by the coding sequence ATGTCTGATTCCCCTCTTCAAGAACCTGGAATATCCACTCGATTTGTAAATCCCTGTATTTTAGTTATTTTTGGTGCCACAGGAGATCTAACCGCTAGAAAACTGCTTCCTGCTCTTTATAACTTAGCAAGAGAAGGACAACTCCCCCCCCAATTTGCTTGCGTGGGATTTGCTAGAAAAGAAAAGACAAATGAGCAGTTTCGTGAAGAGGTAAAAAAGGCTCTTAATCAATTTTCCAGAGTTAAACCCATTGATGAAACCCTTTGGAAGCATTTTCAGGAACAGATTTTTTACTATCAATCAGAATTCCACGATGAGCAAGGATTTAAGCGTCTACAAGGTTTTCTTCAAACCTTAGATGTAAAGTTAGATACTAGAGGTAACCGTGTTTTCTATCTGGCTACGCAACCTAGTTTTTTCCCTTTGATCTGCGAAAATTTGCATAAAGCAGCTCTGATTTACAAGCTCCAAGAAACAAAAAAGTTTTCTCGACTTATCATAGAAAAACCTTTTGGTCATGACTTATCTTCTGCTCAAGATCTGCAGCAAAAATTGCTCTGTTTTTTACAAGAGGATCAAATCTATCGAATCGATCATTACTTAGGCAAAGAAACCGTACAAAACATCTTGGTTTTTCGTTTTGCGAATTCCTTGTTTGAATCGTTATGGAATAGACGTTATATAGATCATGTGCAAATTACCGTTGCTGAGGACATAGGAATTGGCACTAGAGGAGCTTTTTGGGAAGAAGCAGGCCTATTGCGCGATATTGTACAAAACCACATGATGCAATTGCTCTCGCTTATGGCTATGGAGCCTCCTATTAACCTAGAAGCGGATTCTATCCGCAATGAGAAGGTAAAAGTACTACAAGCTATCCGCCCTTTTAATAAAGAAGATATGAATCAACATGTGATACGCGGGCAATATGCTGTAGGTTATATCAATGCAGAATCGGTAATTGGCTACCGAGAAGAAAAAAATGTCTCTGCCACATCAAATATGGAAACATTTGCTGCTTTGCGCTTATTTATTGACAATTGGCGCTGGTCAGGAGTTCCTTTTTATTTACGAGCTGGAAAACGATTGCCTAAAAGGGCAACTGAAATTGCGCTTATTTTTAAACATCCTCCAGGAATTTTATTTCAAAATTTAGCAAAAAAAAATGAAGCAAATGTTCTTGCATTGCGCATTCAACCTGATGAAGGAACTTCTTTGAAAATCAACTGCAAAGTTCCTGGATTAATAGGTCCTATTCAACCAGTAAAAATGGATTTTCGCTACGGTTCTTACTTTGGTATAAACCCTCCTGAAGCATACGAAAGACTGATTTTGGATTGTATGCTCGGAGATAATACTCTTTTTGCAAGACAAGATGAGGTGTATAATTCTTGGAAATTCATCACTCCGATTTTAGAATACTTTTCAGCTAACATAGATAAGAATTTCCCTAATTATGCTGCAGGCAGCTGGGGACCAAAAGTTGCAGACCAGCTTTTATTGCAAGACAGAAGAAAATGGAGGTTCATTTAA
- a CDS encoding TauD/TfdA family dioxygenase → MKILNAPRKFLKAVLAALLLSNFLSAEVHDLEKFTIERSEEKKSIYDFSTDEIYERLKEKGIVLLRGFDVSTRDFIAFSNQFPDTFLPYQGGSIRPNVDGDPTAIIITEKDGNHSVYFHGEQYYQKIHATTFWMYAFIPPVADGATLLCDGRELYARLPEEIKQLFMDKKIKYSRCFPREKWQKIYQVTSEEELEPILNKQGINYFIDENSNLHTTYITEAIQQEKWANSPIFINNALEILEDMQDMHPKYNPEKTKETICVTFEDDTKIPIEVINQIQQIIAEIKMAVRWQKNDVLIFDNTRILHARERFPENSRRELVSRLSIH, encoded by the coding sequence ATGAAGATACTCAACGCACCACGCAAATTCTTAAAAGCAGTTTTAGCAGCTCTACTGTTAAGCAATTTTCTATCAGCAGAAGTACATGATTTAGAAAAATTTACCATAGAGAGATCAGAAGAAAAAAAAAGTATTTATGACTTTTCTACAGATGAGATTTATGAAAGGTTAAAAGAAAAGGGGATTGTCTTGTTACGAGGATTTGATGTTTCTACCCGTGATTTTATCGCATTCTCTAATCAATTTCCAGATACTTTTTTACCTTATCAAGGTGGATCTATCAGGCCTAATGTAGATGGAGATCCCACGGCTATTATCATTACTGAAAAGGACGGGAATCACTCCGTTTATTTTCATGGTGAGCAATATTACCAAAAGATTCATGCGACAACTTTTTGGATGTATGCCTTTATCCCTCCAGTAGCTGACGGAGCTACGTTGCTTTGTGATGGCAGAGAGCTTTATGCAAGATTACCGGAAGAAATTAAGCAATTATTTATGGATAAAAAAATTAAATATTCTAGATGTTTTCCTCGTGAAAAATGGCAAAAAATTTATCAGGTTACTTCTGAAGAAGAACTAGAACCTATTTTAAATAAGCAAGGGATTAACTACTTTATTGATGAAAATTCCAATCTGCATACCACCTATATAACAGAGGCAATTCAACAAGAGAAATGGGCAAATTCCCCCATTTTCATTAATAATGCCTTAGAAATTTTAGAAGATATGCAAGATATGCATCCTAAATATAATCCTGAAAAGACTAAAGAGACTATTTGTGTAACTTTTGAAGATGATACAAAGATCCCAATTGAGGTGATAAATCAAATTCAACAAATTATTGCAGAAATTAAAATGGCTGTTAGATGGCAAAAAAACGATGTTTTAATTTTTGATAATACACGTATTTTACATGCACGAGAAAGATTTCCAGAAAATTCTCGTCGAGAATTGGTTTCTCGTTTGTCTATTCATTAG
- a CDS encoding glucose-6-phosphate dehydrogenase assembly protein OpcA gives MTSTPYPVSPAHIERELKKIWESLETKNITRACLFNLLFFTYDNPRKAYFQKVVHSVVEKFPSRVLFITIDQASQKEELVTQVSMLFSGKAEYDVACDYIEVQASLSSQMRIPFLVLSHILPDLPVYLVWGEDLGKNEPLLQSLEPLASRIIFDSEATCNLSLFAKYCLKQQSFHYDIADLNWARIENWRDILSAVFSSEEKLEKIQQAQTLHVFYNAQQSTFFCHAKIQSLYLQAWLACQLKWEFKSLEEQKEQIICTYQGKSGPIRIFIAPVIHTYLPTGLIVSIEILLKDASSFLFSRNTEQQNHITVQETTLKQCTLPARYIFPKGGAGHSLVQEICRRGNSTHYLQVLNLLQNIHLKDPC, from the coding sequence ATGACCTCTACTCCTTACCCTGTATCCCCTGCTCATATTGAGCGAGAATTAAAAAAAATTTGGGAATCTTTAGAAACAAAAAATATTACAAGAGCCTGTCTCTTTAATTTACTCTTTTTTACCTATGATAATCCCCGTAAAGCCTACTTTCAAAAAGTTGTTCATTCAGTAGTAGAAAAATTCCCTTCTCGTGTGCTTTTCATCACTATTGATCAAGCTTCTCAAAAAGAAGAGTTGGTTACACAGGTTTCTATGCTTTTTTCTGGGAAAGCAGAGTACGATGTAGCTTGTGACTATATTGAAGTTCAAGCATCTCTCTCTTCTCAAATGCGTATTCCTTTTCTAGTTCTTTCTCATATTTTACCTGATCTTCCGGTCTATCTAGTTTGGGGAGAGGATTTAGGCAAAAATGAACCTTTACTGCAATCTCTAGAACCTTTAGCAAGCCGGATCATTTTTGATTCTGAAGCAACCTGTAATCTTTCCTTATTTGCAAAGTATTGTTTAAAGCAGCAAAGCTTTCATTACGATATAGCAGATTTAAATTGGGCTCGAATAGAAAATTGGAGGGATATTCTATCCGCTGTTTTTTCCTCTGAAGAAAAATTAGAAAAAATACAACAAGCGCAAACTCTGCATGTTTTTTATAATGCGCAGCAAAGTACATTTTTCTGTCATGCAAAAATTCAATCTTTATACTTACAAGCTTGGCTTGCCTGTCAGCTAAAATGGGAATTTAAAAGCTTAGAAGAACAAAAAGAACAAATTATTTGTACCTATCAAGGAAAATCAGGACCTATCCGAATTTTTATTGCCCCAGTCATTCATACATACTTACCTACAGGTCTAATCGTTTCTATAGAAATTCTGCTTAAAGATGCCTCTTCTTTTTTATTTTCTAGAAATACAGAGCAACAAAATCATATTACTGTGCAAGAAACCACACTTAAACAATGCACTCTTCCAGCTCGTTATATTTTTCCTAAAGGAGGGGCTGGACATTCTCTTGTTCAAGAAATTTGCCGTCGAGGGAATTCTACCCATTATTTACAAGTATTAAATCTTCTACAAAATATCCATTTAAAGGATCCATGCTAA
- a CDS encoding carbonic anhydrase — MSIANAISPEKALKRLVQGNKRFTSDKLKHPNRTGMRREAIKTTQKPFAIILGCSDSRVSPEIIFDQGLGDLFIIRVAGNVIDAVGIDSIEYAANHLGSSIVLVLGHEKCGAVSAVVANQASDIPTVAKLIEPAVEKTRNLKGNHLVNAITANINQVVEQIQSTPMLIKLIEKKKLKIVGGYYHLETGKVDFFENHLTAAASSAIQSALD; from the coding sequence ATGTCTATAGCTAACGCAATTTCTCCTGAAAAAGCACTAAAACGTTTGGTTCAGGGTAATAAGAGGTTCACCTCAGACAAATTAAAGCATCCCAATAGGACCGGTATGCGTAGAGAAGCTATAAAGACCACGCAAAAACCCTTTGCAATTATTCTAGGTTGTTCCGATTCAAGAGTTTCCCCAGAAATTATTTTCGATCAAGGCTTAGGAGATCTTTTTATTATACGAGTAGCTGGTAATGTCATCGATGCGGTTGGCATAGATAGCATTGAATATGCAGCAAATCATCTAGGTTCATCTATCGTATTAGTACTAGGTCATGAAAAGTGCGGAGCTGTATCTGCAGTTGTTGCTAATCAGGCCTCTGATATACCAACTGTTGCCAAATTGATTGAGCCTGCTGTGGAAAAGACACGCAATCTAAAAGGAAATCACTTGGTCAATGCAATTACAGCGAATATAAACCAAGTAGTCGAGCAAATACAAAGTACTCCTATGCTTATTAAGCTCATTGAGAAAAAGAAGTTAAAAATAGTGGGTGGTTATTATCATTTAGAGACTGGAAAGGTAGATTTTTTCGAAAATCATCTAACGGCAGCTGCTTCATCTGCAATCCAAAGCGCTTTGGATTGA
- a CDS encoding CTP synthase has translation MHKTKYVFITGGVVSSLGKGLTSASIAMLLENRGLEIGMLKLDPYLNVDPGTMSPLQHGEVYVTDDGAETDLDLGHYFRYTHAELSRLSNATSGQIYETVIRKERKGDYSGKTVQVVPHITDEIKQRILHCGKDSLDVILIEVGGTVGDIESLPFLEAIRQFRHERPDQCINIHLTYVPYLKAAGEVKTKPTQHSVQILREIGIIPDIILCRAENALREEIKDKISLFCSVPKTGVVDIIDVDSIYEVPVHLHQQCLDEKICQMLKLKTPPSNLTKWKKMLHNLSNPKGKVVIGIVAKYLQHQDAYKSVFEALKHGALANQLDLELRLFDAEKILDSAFFTKENCDGYLVPGGFGERGWEGKIHVAKHCREQHIPYLGICLGMQVLCTEFARNVVGLSEANSTEIDPDTKNPVISLLSEQKEVSNLGGTMRLGAFACHLLPHTKAAKTYGVRNISERHRHRYEFNNAYKEVCEKKGLIFSGIFEERNLCEIAEIKHHPWMIGVQFHPEFKSKPTDPHPLFKEFITSAFSYRNKE, from the coding sequence ATGCATAAAACAAAGTACGTATTTATTACTGGTGGGGTTGTTTCTTCTTTAGGAAAAGGCCTAACTTCTGCTTCGATTGCTATGTTATTGGAGAATCGCGGTCTAGAGATTGGAATGCTTAAGCTCGATCCATATTTAAATGTTGATCCTGGGACAATGAGCCCTTTGCAACATGGAGAGGTCTATGTCACAGATGATGGAGCCGAAACCGACTTAGACCTAGGGCATTATTTTCGTTATACGCACGCTGAGCTTTCTAGATTGTCTAATGCAACATCAGGACAGATTTACGAGACTGTAATTAGAAAAGAGCGCAAAGGTGATTATTCGGGAAAAACGGTTCAAGTTGTCCCTCATATTACAGATGAAATTAAACAACGCATTTTGCATTGTGGAAAGGATTCCTTAGATGTAATTCTAATAGAAGTGGGAGGAACCGTTGGTGATATTGAATCCTTACCTTTTTTAGAAGCAATTCGTCAATTTCGTCATGAGCGCCCTGATCAATGCATAAACATTCATCTAACCTATGTCCCTTATTTAAAAGCAGCTGGAGAAGTTAAGACAAAACCCACGCAGCATTCTGTACAAATCCTAAGAGAAATTGGCATTATACCTGACATTATTCTCTGTCGTGCTGAAAATGCTCTAAGAGAAGAAATTAAGGATAAAATCAGTTTATTTTGTAGCGTGCCAAAGACAGGAGTTGTAGACATCATTGATGTAGATAGTATCTATGAAGTACCGGTTCATTTACATCAACAGTGCTTAGATGAAAAAATTTGCCAAATGCTAAAATTAAAAACCCCACCGTCTAACTTGACAAAGTGGAAAAAGATGCTACACAACTTATCTAATCCCAAGGGTAAAGTAGTAATTGGCATTGTTGCCAAATACCTCCAGCACCAAGATGCCTATAAGTCGGTTTTTGAAGCTTTAAAACATGGAGCACTAGCAAACCAACTTGATCTTGAGCTTAGATTATTTGATGCAGAAAAAATTCTAGATAGCGCATTTTTCACAAAAGAAAACTGTGATGGATATCTTGTACCTGGTGGGTTTGGAGAAAGAGGATGGGAAGGAAAGATTCACGTTGCTAAACACTGTCGTGAGCAGCACATTCCTTATTTAGGTATTTGCCTTGGCATGCAAGTATTGTGCACAGAGTTTGCCCGCAATGTAGTCGGTTTAAGCGAGGCAAATTCTACAGAAATCGATCCTGATACCAAAAACCCTGTTATTTCTCTTTTAAGCGAACAAAAAGAGGTCTCTAATTTAGGCGGTACTATGCGTCTCGGAGCTTTTGCCTGTCATCTTCTTCCCCACACTAAAGCTGCAAAAACCTATGGTGTGCGTAACATTTCAGAAAGACATCGCCACAGGTACGAATTTAACAACGCTTATAAAGAAGTTTGTGAAAAAAAAGGATTGATTTTCTCTGGGATTTTTGAAGAGAGAAATCTTTGTGAAATTGCAGAAATTAAACACCATCCTTGGATGATTGGTGTGCAGTTTCACCCTGAGTTTAAATCAAAACCTACAGATCCCCACCCTCTTTTCAAAGAGTTTATTACATCTGCATTTTCATATAGAAATAAGGAATAA
- a CDS encoding TerC/Alx family metal homeostasis membrane protein, which produces MGLSIWFWVAFHILIIGFLFLDLKVFHRYFRITEFKTAWIITGFWILLALIFNLGIYFWQGPKVALQFFSGYLIEKSLSIDNLFVFLLIFQAFQIPKKQQQRVLFWGVLGALFFRIGFILLGAKLVHSFDWVLYVFAVILLFTSYKLFKQKTVFDIQHSSILKVLKVFFPLCKEKNVDFFIIKEGGKWKITTLFLALLVIESSDILFAIDSIPAIFAITTDPFIVYTSNVFAILGLRSLYFAIYQSIERLRYLRFGLAAMILFIALKIILASVFPIPVSISLIIILLILSFTITFSFFLKRNINKH; this is translated from the coding sequence ATGGGATTATCAATTTGGTTTTGGGTTGCTTTTCATATTTTGATTATAGGGTTCTTATTCCTAGATCTAAAGGTATTTCATCGATATTTTCGTATTACAGAGTTTAAAACAGCTTGGATAATAACTGGTTTTTGGATCTTATTAGCTTTAATTTTCAATCTAGGAATCTATTTCTGGCAAGGCCCTAAAGTAGCACTGCAGTTCTTTTCAGGATATTTAATTGAAAAATCCTTAAGCATTGATAATTTATTTGTTTTTCTATTGATTTTTCAAGCTTTTCAAATTCCAAAAAAGCAGCAGCAAAGAGTTTTATTTTGGGGGGTACTAGGGGCTTTATTTTTTCGGATTGGATTTATTTTATTAGGTGCAAAATTGGTGCATTCATTCGATTGGGTGCTTTATGTTTTTGCAGTTATTTTGCTATTTACGTCCTACAAGTTATTCAAACAAAAAACGGTCTTTGATATACAGCATTCTTCTATTCTGAAAGTTCTTAAAGTTTTTTTTCCTCTTTGTAAAGAAAAGAACGTAGATTTTTTTATCATAAAAGAAGGGGGTAAATGGAAAATTACCACTCTTTTTTTAGCTCTATTGGTTATTGAAAGCTCAGATATTCTTTTTGCTATAGATTCTATTCCCGCTATTTTTGCTATAACTACAGATCCTTTTATTGTATACACCTCTAATGTCTTTGCTATTTTAGGTTTACGTTCTTTATACTTTGCTATTTATCAATCGATTGAAAGGCTACGCTACTTGCGCTTTGGACTAGCGGCAATGATCCTTTTCATAGCATTAAAAATCATTCTTGCTTCTGTTTTTCCTATTCCTGTTAGCATTTCTTTAATTATTATCTTGCTTATTTTGTCTTTTACAATTACATTTTCTTTTTTCTTAAAAAGAAACATTAACAAACACTAG
- the serS gene encoding serine--tRNA ligase: MLDLKFIKENQEVVQEAIRLKNVNLNLQELLLCEAQVADCKKKIEILQTERKANAKKVSQSPKEERGDLILKGREIGSEIEQLKPVLSNLEHHLRDYLLLVPNIPAQEAPVGENEDFNIEVKKWGKAPIFDFPFLSHTEILQKNRWAEERISEVCGSRTYALKNEMVLLEMALLQFALRKARSKGFELITVPSLVRDFALYGTGHFPEGKEQVYSLPKDNLYLSGTAEVPINSLHSGEILQEKELPLLYAGLSPCFRRESGSAGRDVKGLIRVHQFYKVELFVICKNDKEESLSWLYKLLQISEEIMQDLELPYRVIECCTGDMGLGKVRMFDIEAWVASEAKYRETHSCSSLHDWQSRRSNVRYRTLNGVVKFCHTLNNTAIATPRILVPFLENHQQKNGSIYIPSILHYKQKYLP, from the coding sequence ATGCTCGATCTGAAATTTATTAAAGAAAACCAAGAAGTTGTACAAGAAGCAATACGACTGAAAAATGTTAATCTGAATTTACAAGAGTTACTGCTATGCGAAGCCCAAGTTGCAGATTGTAAAAAAAAAATAGAGATCTTACAGACAGAGCGTAAAGCTAATGCTAAAAAAGTATCTCAAAGCCCTAAAGAAGAAAGAGGAGATCTTATCTTAAAAGGCAGGGAAATTGGATCCGAGATTGAGCAACTAAAACCGGTTTTAAGCAATTTAGAACATCATTTAAGGGACTACCTTCTTCTTGTCCCTAATATCCCAGCCCAAGAAGCTCCAGTGGGAGAAAATGAGGATTTTAACATAGAAGTCAAAAAATGGGGAAAAGCACCTATCTTTGATTTCCCTTTTCTTAGTCATACAGAAATTCTACAAAAAAACCGATGGGCAGAAGAGAGAATTTCAGAGGTTTGCGGATCTCGAACCTACGCTTTAAAAAATGAGATGGTTTTACTAGAAATGGCTCTTTTACAATTTGCTTTGCGCAAAGCACGATCTAAAGGGTTTGAGCTTATTACAGTTCCATCGCTTGTAAGAGATTTTGCTCTATATGGTACAGGTCATTTTCCTGAGGGAAAAGAGCAAGTCTACTCTCTACCTAAAGACAATCTTTACCTTTCTGGTACAGCAGAGGTGCCAATCAACAGTTTGCACTCTGGAGAGATTTTACAAGAAAAAGAACTGCCTTTGCTTTATGCTGGCCTATCTCCTTGTTTTAGAAGAGAATCTGGTAGCGCTGGTCGTGATGTAAAGGGTCTCATTCGCGTTCATCAATTTTATAAAGTAGAGTTGTTTGTTATTTGTAAAAATGACAAAGAGGAATCTCTTTCTTGGCTTTACAAGCTTCTACAAATCTCCGAAGAGATTATGCAAGATTTAGAATTGCCTTATAGAGTTATTGAATGTTGTACAGGGGATATGGGGCTTGGTAAAGTAAGAATGTTTGATATTGAAGCTTGGGTAGCTAGTGAAGCTAAGTATCGGGAGACACACAGCTGTTCCTCTCTTCACGACTGGCAGTCTCGTAGATCCAATGTTCGTTACCGCACATTAAATGGTGTAGTTAAGTTTTGCCATACATTAAATAATACAGCTATTGCAACCCCACGTATTCTTGTACCCTTCCTTGAAAATCACCAACAGAAAAATGGGAGTATCTATATCCCATCGATATTACATTACAAACAGAAATATCTGCCGTAA
- the pgl gene encoding 6-phosphogluconolactonase encodes MLIETIKPRSVDESKNLIVPGNYQKTLTFCAEHFIALSKQALADHGFFAVALSGGSTPKAIFEKLCSFPYREQINWCNIHIFFSDERALPPDDPNNNFHMAMQAGFNKMPIPTEQIHRMEAEVNIKENALKYEETIHRVLGKRPFDLVMLGMGEDGHTASLFPLTEGLNITDRLCIANYVPQKKCWRMTLTFSCINQASNICIYVLGANKRDMLTQVLFHPSQKTFPVEQVGTPQSKALWIADEAAAVR; translated from the coding sequence ATGCTAATAGAAACTATAAAACCTCGCTCTGTAGATGAGTCTAAAAATCTCATCGTTCCTGGTAACTATCAAAAAACTCTGACTTTTTGCGCTGAGCATTTTATTGCCCTTTCTAAACAAGCCTTAGCCGATCATGGATTTTTTGCGGTTGCTTTATCTGGCGGTAGTACTCCAAAAGCTATTTTTGAAAAACTTTGCTCATTTCCTTATAGAGAACAAATAAACTGGTGTAATATCCATATTTTTTTCAGCGACGAGCGTGCCTTGCCTCCTGATGACCCTAACAATAATTTTCACATGGCTATGCAAGCAGGTTTTAATAAAATGCCCATTCCTACTGAACAAATCCATCGAATGGAAGCAGAAGTAAATATCAAAGAAAACGCCTTAAAATACGAAGAGACCATCCATAGAGTACTTGGAAAGCGTCCTTTTGATTTAGTTATGCTAGGAATGGGAGAAGATGGGCATACAGCTTCTTTATTCCCCCTTACAGAAGGGTTAAATATTACAGATAGACTATGTATAGCCAACTATGTACCACAAAAAAAATGCTGGCGGATGACCTTAACTTTTAGTTGTATCAATCAAGCCTCTAACATTTGTATTTACGTATTAGGAGCAAATAAAAGAGACATGTTAACCCAAGTTCTTTTTCATCCTAGCCAAAAGACTTTCCCTGTAGAACAAGTGGGCACACCTCAATCCAAAGCGCTTTGGATTGCAGATGAAGCAGCTGCCGTTAGATGA